A portion of the Chryseobacterium tructae genome contains these proteins:
- a CDS encoding S9 family peptidase yields the protein MKLHKFSLLMLVLGSSAFAQTQKFTMAEAVNGMRTNLAVKNISQFSWSADGKSYIQSVKGGYLATDLKTNKQDTLVSLTQLNRQFTDKKLTAVPPIKFTGTSNGYFNTNGTMFWIEKSGNDWKVKNSAKIDLDAANVKMFGDGQTFAFTAKNNLFVNKNGKTIAITNETNENIISGQTVHRNEFGIDTGIFPAPNSESVAFYRMDQTMVADYPIIDWSVTPAVNHNIKYPMAGQTSHQVTLGVFNIKTQTTIFLKVDGEKDKYLTAVTWSPDSKYIFVAVLNRGQNHMKMNQYDAVTGTLIKTLFEETDSKYVEPQHPLTFFPNSNTDFIWQSQRTGYNHLFHYNLEKGLVAQITKGDWLVTDVLGFNEKKKEIFFTSTKETPLERHLYKINWTNFKMERLDSEAGMHFGILSNDGNHLYDAYSNANTPRVGNIINTSNLKSTNILTSENTLKNYQRPEIKNVELKADDGTPLYGKIILPTNFDPNKKYPTIVYLYNGPHLQLITNSFPASGNLWYEYMAQNGYIIFTMDGRGSSNRGMKFEQAVFRNLGTTEMNDQMKGVEYLKSLPYVDGDKMGIHGWSFGGFMTTSFMLRKPDVFKVGVAGGPVIDWSMYETMYGERYMDTPQENPQGYATANLLDKVQNLKGKLLMIHGAQDDVVVWQHSIKFIKSAVDNGVQLDYFAYPGHPHNVIGKDRVHLMQKITNYFDLYLKK from the coding sequence ATGAAATTACATAAATTTTCTTTATTGATGCTTGTTTTGGGTAGCTCAGCATTTGCCCAGACACAGAAGTTTACAATGGCGGAGGCTGTAAATGGAATGAGAACCAACCTTGCCGTGAAAAATATTTCACAATTTTCATGGTCTGCAGACGGAAAATCCTATATCCAATCTGTAAAAGGCGGGTATCTGGCTACAGATTTAAAAACCAATAAGCAGGATACTCTGGTATCTCTTACACAGCTGAACAGACAATTTACAGATAAGAAACTTACTGCTGTTCCACCCATTAAGTTTACAGGAACATCCAACGGGTATTTCAATACAAATGGGACAATGTTCTGGATCGAAAAGTCAGGAAACGACTGGAAGGTAAAGAATTCAGCAAAAATTGATCTTGATGCTGCCAACGTAAAAATGTTTGGTGATGGACAAACCTTTGCTTTTACTGCAAAGAATAATTTATTTGTTAATAAAAATGGGAAAACCATAGCCATAACCAATGAGACTAATGAGAATATTATTAGTGGTCAGACCGTTCACAGAAATGAATTTGGAATTGATACCGGAATTTTCCCGGCACCAAATTCTGAAAGCGTTGCATTCTACAGAATGGATCAGACAATGGTCGCAGATTATCCGATTATTGATTGGTCAGTAACACCGGCTGTCAATCATAATATCAAATATCCAATGGCTGGGCAAACATCTCACCAGGTAACATTAGGTGTTTTCAATATCAAAACTCAGACAACAATATTCCTGAAGGTTGATGGTGAAAAAGACAAGTATCTGACTGCTGTTACGTGGAGTCCGGATTCAAAATATATTTTTGTAGCGGTACTAAACAGAGGGCAGAATCATATGAAGATGAACCAATATGATGCTGTTACAGGAACATTGATAAAGACCTTATTTGAAGAAACAGACAGCAAATATGTTGAACCACAGCATCCGCTTACTTTCTTCCCGAATTCAAATACAGATTTCATCTGGCAAAGTCAGAGAACAGGATATAATCACTTATTTCATTACAATCTTGAGAAAGGATTAGTCGCTCAGATTACAAAAGGAGACTGGTTGGTAACTGATGTCCTAGGATTTAATGAAAAGAAAAAAGAAATTTTCTTTACTTCTACTAAAGAAACTCCTTTAGAAAGACATTTATATAAGATCAACTGGACGAATTTCAAAATGGAGAGACTAGACTCTGAGGCAGGAATGCACTTTGGGATTCTGAGCAATGATGGAAATCATCTATATGATGCTTACAGCAATGCAAATACTCCAAGAGTAGGAAATATTATCAATACATCCAACTTAAAATCTACCAATATCCTTACTTCTGAAAATACATTAAAAAATTATCAGAGACCAGAAATTAAAAATGTAGAATTAAAAGCTGATGATGGAACACCATTATATGGTAAGATCATCCTGCCAACAAATTTCGATCCTAATAAAAAATACCCTACGATCGTTTATTTATATAATGGGCCGCACTTGCAATTGATTACAAACAGCTTCCCAGCTTCAGGAAACCTTTGGTATGAATATATGGCTCAGAACGGATATATTATTTTCACAATGGATGGAAGAGGTTCTTCTAATCGTGGAATGAAGTTCGAACAGGCTGTTTTCAGAAACCTGGGAACAACAGAAATGAACGACCAAATGAAAGGAGTTGAGTATCTAAAATCACTTCCATATGTAGATGGTGATAAAATGGGTATCCATGGATGGAGCTTCGGCGGATTCATGACAACAAGTTTCATGCTTCGTAAGCCAGACGTTTTCAAAGTAGGAGTAGCCGGAGGGCCAGTAATTGATTGGAGTATGTATGAGACGATGTACGGAGAAAGATATATGGATACCCCTCAGGAAAATCCACAAGGATATGCCACAGCTAATCTTCTGGATAAAGTTCAGAATCTGAAAGGAAAACTATTGATGATCCATGGAGCGCAGGATGATGTCGTAGTATGGCAACATTCTATTAAATTCATTAAGTCAGCAGTGGATAATGGAGTTCAGCTAGATTACTTTGCTTATCCGGGACATCCGCATAATGTGATCGGAAAAGACAGAGTTCACTTAATGCAGAAAATCACAAATTACTTTGATTTGTATCTGAAAAAATAA